GCAGCCGCTGGAGCGCCGGAACCATGACCTCGATCACGAAGCACCCGCCCGGCTCGAGATGGGCGGCAACGTTCTGGAAGCACGCGACCTGCCCGTCCTGGGTCGTCAGGTTCATGATCGTGTTGAAGACGAGGTAGGCGACCGAGAACCGACCGTCGACGGTGGTGGCCGCGAAGTCGCCGATCGTCACGTCGATCTGCTCGGCACCTGGTTTCGCGCGCAGCCTCGCGACCATCGCTTCGGAGAGGTCGATCCCGTGCACCCGGATGCCGCGGTGCGCGAGGGGGAGGGCGATCCGGCCCGTGCCGATGCCGAACTCCAGCGCGGCGCCGTGGCCGGCCAGGGCGGCGAGGAAGTCGACAACGGGGTCGACGGCCGCCGGTTCGGACAGGTCGGCCGACGACTCGTCGTACCGCG
This is a stretch of genomic DNA from Actinomycetota bacterium. It encodes these proteins:
- a CDS encoding class I SAM-dependent methyltransferase, which encodes MPEDYFGERVAARYDESSADLSEPAAVDPVVDFLAALAGHGAALEFGIGTGRIALPLAHRGIRVHGIDLSEAMVARLRAKPGAEQIDVTIGDFAATTVDGRFSVAYLVFNTIMNLTTQDGQVACFQNVAAHLEPGGCFVIEVMVPALQRLPPGETVRPFDVTPTHLGFDEYDVASQGLISHHYSVIDGNLEVGSMPFRYVWPAELDLMARLAGMRLRERWSGWQREPFTSDSTSHVSVWEKPAARSRS